GTGTCACCGTCTCGTCACAGTAGGTCTGGGGCGCCCCCGGGGTTCCTGTCACAGTGGCAAGCAAGGCCCCGCGGGACGCAGCGTCCGTTGATCGGTACACTTGGATTTCACCTTGGGTGACGTCCGCACCCAAGGTCCAGCGAATCTCGACGCCGAAGCTCACCTCCTCCGCCGTCACGTCCCGCCACACCACGGGAGTCGGCGCTTGGACGGTGAAACCTATCGTCATGAAGTCGTCGCAGCCATCCAGAATTCCCTCAAAGTCGAGGTCCATCGTTCCGGATCGGTTCACATCCACGACAATGTCGTAGTCGCCGATGGCGTTTGCGGCGGGCCAGATCGTCGTCAAGGCGAACTCTCCGTCGCCGCCGATGTGCACCACTTCGTGTCCTCCGGAGACATCAGCGAGAGCAGCTCCATCTATCCACGCCGCATTGTCCCTGTTGGCGACCACGTATACCCGCACATCGTCATTTGTCGGGTACCAGGTGCCGCGGCAGCAGATGCGATCCCCAAGCGTGAACGCTGACTGGAGGTTTCCGGCGGCATCGCGCGATGTCAATGTGGGGTAGTAGTTCATGCCGTGATTCGCGTAGGCGGATGCTATCCACGCGTCATGCGGCGTTCCATTTCGGGGATTCGCGTCGTCATCGTTCTGGATCAGGAGCTGGTTGAAGAAGTCCCGCGGGTGCCGGTGCTGCGGGTCGTTAGGCGGCTGAAGTCCTTCGAGGGCTTCCCAGAGAAGCAGATGCCAGTACTCCTGCCAGGCCGGATCAGGCGACTCCGCCGCTTGCCACCATGCGGCGGCTATGGCCCAGCGGCTCTCGTAGTACCGGTGATCGCTCTCGGTTATTCCATTAGCACCGTCTTGATCTCGAATCGTCATGTCTCCGACGTTGGTGCGCAAGTCATGTTGGCTATCTGCTCCTGAGCAGTCCGGTTGACTGGGCGTCACGTATGTCGGAGTGTCCAAGAAGAGGCAGGGATAATAGGTTGGAATGGCTTCGTCCATCGCATCCCATGAAGATCCGCCACTCTGGTTGATCCAGTGCCCTTCGTTCACGTTGAAGACAATGAACCGCTCCGGGTTTTCCGGAGAGCTCATTTCGTGACTCCGGCCAGGTCGCCGGGAGTCGGTCGACGGTGATAGTGCGCCTCCTCGTGCTCGAGCGGGGGAACATGCCCGATCGGTCCAAGGAGACGGGATCGAACCGGGCCCCTCCGGTGCGCTCGTGACCCAGCAGATCAAGGCGGTCGCGGAGGATCAGCTCGGGCTGCGGCCGGTCAACACCGCTGTTCTCGTCGGGATGGGCAGGCTCGGGGCGGCCATCGCCTCCTACGAGGGATTCGGCGCGCACGGGATGCGGATCATGGCCGTCCTTGACGACGATCCCGCGAAGATCGGGAGGTTCCAGGGGGGGCACAAGGTCCTGCCGCTGGAGCAGCTCGAGGATGTGATCAACATCTTCGAGATCCGCCTGGCGGTCCTCACGGTGCCGACCGAAGCGGCGCAAACGATCGCGACCCGCCTGGCCCGGGCCGGGGTGGTGGCGATCTGGAACTTCGCGCCGGTGCGGCTCGAACTTCCGGAGGG
This portion of the Candidatus Eisenbacteria bacterium genome encodes:
- a CDS encoding redox-sensing transcriptional repressor Rex is translated as MTQQIKAVAEDQLGLRPVNTAVLVGMGRLGAAIASYEGFGAHGMRIMAVLDDDPAKIGRFQGGHKVLPLEQLEDVINIFEIRLAVLTVPTEAAQTIATRLARAGVVAIWNFAPVRLELPEG